The stretch of DNA ACCGATAATGTGAATGAAGATGAAAGTTCTGAAAATTTTGATTATTGGTCTTCCTATTTAAGTGAGGATGATGAGTCATTTATGGATGTTGAGTGTGATTTGAATGAGATTGAAATAGATGAACCTGGAAGTAGTAGGAAAAGGGGAAGACAAAATGTTGATCAAGAGGATGTTATTGGTGactggactgggcaatgggcttaagagAATATCCAGTAAGCCCAATTAGAGTAAAAAGAATGATAAGCCCAAATCAACTAAACCCTAGAGCGTCCAATAGGCGATTAGAAGCTAAGGCGTGACTGGCCACCTTAAAGCAACGCCAAAGAGGGCGAATCCAATGCTACAGTAAATATCTTCCCCTTCCTGGTATCAACCGCTAGCctaagaaagaagaaataaacttctagtaactgccatagcttggagaccaaggctCTCatccctactttcacgctgcatcactgaagaagatgctaaggaccggattttcaggaacccttgcttggagaagaagactagaagctctataaatagctccatactttcatttgtaaagggatcgaattctgacttataaaactcccagggttgttgggatcgaactaagtgtaatcacaccatttgatcaataacataaaccccctcgttttttaccagaacattttggcgcccaccgtggggctgcggtaaaatcatttgatcccagcctatcacagcaactagacgaaaaatcaaacatcttcacatggctggagaacatgGAAACAACGACAACTCTAGCGTTAACACCTTGCAAGCCGCCGTTGTAGAAATACGGCGcttacaaactcagattgcggccatcgaagccgaaagaactaatgagaaagaaaaagcgaAATTGATTTCGGAGGAAGAGGAGGGAgagggcgtcatggacgtacaGCCCTTAGCACAACACTTGTGGGATGCCCAAGTGGTGGAAACAATTaaggttcctcaccttcctaccttcgaCGGAAAGACGGATCCAAGGGAGCACCTGATGGCAATTGGGACACAAACCGCCATAATCAACGCTCCGGAACATCTAAAGTGTAAATtactagccggcaccttcaaggatgtcgccctacgttggtacatgaaccttccaaagaactcaattgagagttatgctgactttcataaaaaatttatacaccagttcgctggatcgaaacacgtgaaagtcacatcaaccagtcttttctccatccgccaaaaccatggcgagtcattgcgtaacttcctcgccagatttagcgaagccaccatcaaagtctcaaatccaaatcaggagatgttcgtggcagccttccacaatgggctaagagcAGGACATTTCAACgagtccttagcccaaaagccagccTCGTCAATGCAAGAGGTGAACAAGAGGGCGGAGTGTTATATCAAAggcgaagaaagtaacgccgagaaaaggcaaagagacgttaaggagaaggaatacgtgGGCCGTGCCACTAGAGCGCCCGAACACCCACGACCAAAAACGGGAGGCCACCAAGGAGACCCATGGCAGAGGCATCATGGGAAGCCCTACCGCCAACCGCCCAGAAGAGAATTCAGGAATCATCCCGCCAATGAAGACCTCACGCCATTAAACGCCTCAAAAGTTTACGTCTTAAACGAAATTCTGGCCACTGGTTTGGCCAGCCTCCCCCCAAGGAGAACCAGTAACATTCCCATGGGGCTGGACGATAACGCCTGGTGCGCATATCACAGGTGTAGAGGTCACTCCACAGAAAAATGCTTCCGCTTAAGAGATTTAATCGAAGAACTGATCAAAAGCGGACACCTTCGCAAATTCATTGACGACGCCGCCCAGGGGCGGGTTGTCGTGCCAAAAGTCCCCCGACAGGAGCCACGAGACCCTCCTGGGCCAAATAGAGAGCCTCCCAAGGGGAGAATCTCCGTGAACACAATAGCAGGAGGATTCTCAGGCGGGGGCgaatcaagctcagcaaggaaaaggTATGTACGCCGAGCCGTCTCGGAAATATACCTCGTAAGTCGACCCCAGCCATTAGAGGTACCAGATTTGGCGTTCACTGCAAAGGATGGTATGGAGGTAGCACCTCATGACGATGATCCATTagtgatacaagtccaaattttgaactgtgaCGTAAAAAGGGTATTGATAGACTCAGGGAGTTCAGCGGAcattatgtactgggaagctttcaaggccatgcaattgGCAGAAGAGCAACTACAGCCATACTCCGGAACCCTGGTTGGGTTCTCTGGCGAACAGGTGGATGTAATGGGCTATGCCTCTCTTCTTACCACGTTTGGAGAAGGCAGCAACGCCAAAACTATCAAGGTACGA from Trifolium pratense cultivar HEN17-A07 linkage group LG5, ARS_RC_1.1, whole genome shotgun sequence encodes:
- the LOC123886087 gene encoding uncharacterized protein LOC123886087, whose amino-acid sequence is MGLDDNAWCAYHRCRGHSTEKCFRLRDLIEELIKSGHLRKFIDDAAQGRVVVPKVPRQEPRDPPGPNREPPKGRISVNTIAGGFSGGGESSSARKRYVRRAVSEIYLVSRPQPLEVPDLAFTAKDGMEVAPHDDDPLVIQVQILNCDVKRVLIDSGSSADIMYWEAFKAMQLAEEQLQPYSGTLVGFSGEQVDVMGYASLLTTFGEGSNAKTIKVRYLVVKTPFTSYNIIIGRPAFNTLGAAMSTLYLAIKYPLENGGVGTVRGDQILAKKCYESSLKIRHRTSSASGKFERKQAAIPGGINIIESADMDPREEFQDRRICQG